One genomic region from Cyanobium usitatum str. Tous encodes:
- a CDS encoding transposase translates to MPRSPRCLPQGYSFHITLRCNSRQFLIAKGLRRDVLLSVLAKAQAKIPHRLYAVCLMANHLHLLIRPDDASQLPRLMHWVGWYSAMALNRLAGRCGHFWEARYYATAIAPKDHRRVLNTLRYIHANPKAAGVRKGFYDPYSNYGHYGRLESDGISEWHPSFLTLAPTLKGCSKRYEYFCQQYRHHSKGAPKCHWGSRMLKRLVETSRSSRSKKKRVSPGQTQLPFAFDCRLSQIPEEWHQIAVRFRRVNGIRDGDRERSIW, encoded by the coding sequence ATGCCCCGCTCACCACGCTGCCTGCCTCAGGGGTATTCATTTCACATCACGCTTAGATGTAACAGCCGTCAGTTTCTGATTGCCAAAGGTTTGCGGCGGGATGTGTTGCTCTCAGTGCTCGCTAAAGCACAAGCAAAAATCCCACACAGGTTGTATGCGGTGTGTTTAATGGCAAATCACCTACACCTTCTTATCAGACCTGACGATGCCTCTCAACTTCCCCGTTTGATGCACTGGGTGGGTTGGTATTCAGCAATGGCACTCAACCGCCTTGCTGGGCGTTGCGGGCACTTCTGGGAGGCAAGGTATTACGCCACTGCGATTGCTCCTAAAGACCACAGACGAGTGCTGAATACACTCAGGTATATCCACGCCAATCCCAAAGCAGCAGGAGTGAGAAAGGGATTTTATGACCCCTATTCCAACTACGGGCACTACGGCAGGTTGGAGAGTGATGGCATCAGTGAATGGCACCCAAGTTTCCTAACCCTGGCACCAACCCTGAAAGGATGCTCCAAGCGTTATGAGTATTTCTGCCAGCAGTATCGCCATCACAGCAAAGGGGCACCTAAGTGCCACTGGGGCTCACGGATGCTGAAGCGATTGGTAGAGACCAGCAGAAGCAGCAGGAGCAAAAAGAAACGAGTATCACCAGGGCAAACTCAACTACCGTTTGCTTTTGATTGTCGCCTCAGTCAAATCCCTGAAGAGTGGCATCAAATAGCGGTGAGATTTAGAAGAGTCAACGGCATCCGTGATGGCGATAGGGAGCGAAGTATTTGGTAG